A segment of the Leptolyngbya sp. NIES-3755 genome:
CAGAACCAAACTTCAGGAACTCCTAAAGCGCGGTATCGTGCCAGTTTCTCCTCGCCGCCGCTAGTGAAAACGACTTCAATTGACAAATCAGGAATCGGCTTGAGTCTATCCAAGCAAAAAGACTCGTCTGCTTGGGCAGAAACTTCTCGCTCCCGCTCTTGGGTTACCTCAGATCTTGCACCAGTCTCAATAGGGGTTGCCAAAGGCATCAAAATCTGAAAGAAAGGGCGTAGAAAAAAGATGAGACGGTTATGGAAACCATCGCTGTACACGCCCAATCGCTAGTTTATAGTCTTCTCTGCTTGAT
Coding sequences within it:
- a CDS encoding hypothetical protein (conserved hypothetical protein;~similar to AA sequence:cyanobase_aa:LBDG_15540); this encodes MPLATPIETGARSEVTQEREREVSAQADESFCLDRLKPIPDLSIEVVFTSGGEEKLARYRALGVPEVWFWEDGVLKLHHLRENGYQQIDRSELPGLDRLDIDLLQRCILIAETDFAEAVRVFQESI